A section of the Roseivirga sp. BDSF3-8 genome encodes:
- a CDS encoding VOC family protein, with the protein MSETPYYPAITPYLIIENAAGLLDFLQEVFGAEARSVQHREDGRTIMHAEVTIGEGLVMIADSTEEFPESPAVLYVYLDEVDKYYKTALKAGAKSLEEPNNQEYGHRRAAFADKHKNHWWIASPIQAK; encoded by the coding sequence ATGAGCGAGACGCCCTACTACCCTGCCATTACCCCCTACCTTATTATTGAAAACGCTGCCGGCCTATTAGATTTTTTACAAGAAGTCTTCGGCGCTGAAGCCCGTTCCGTTCAGCACCGGGAAGATGGACGTACCATTATGCACGCCGAGGTAACTATCGGTGAGGGGCTGGTCATGATTGCTGACTCAACTGAAGAGTTTCCCGAATCTCCTGCTGTACTATATGTATACCTGGATGAGGTAGACAAGTATTATAAAACGGCGCTGAAAGCAGGGGCAAAATCTCTGGAAGAACCTAATAACCAGGAATATGGCCACCGGCGGGCAGCCTTTGCAGATAAGCATAAAAACCACTGGTGGATCGCATCGCCCATACAGGCCAAATAA
- a CDS encoding TonB-dependent receptor domain-containing protein has product MGNISGPDGPVPGATVRILPGNTGSVADENGFFQLDNVPEGKLTIEVRSIGFREYTHLIQAKPGDTIRLEVILEENRLGLDEVVVTGTMQPTFLSKSPVKIEVITSEYFQTFMPTASASIVEGVSLVNGVQETIECGVCFTNSISINGLPGAYTAILLDGAPVYGNLAAVYGLNGIPASLIDRFEVIKGPSSTLYGSEAVAGVINIITKDPENQPFLTGDLMTTSHNEVFANAGVSLNSGKSTGYIGTNYGHIGIFEDRNNDGFSDIVNLDRYSLFTKWDLNRKSGKKWTLAGKLLYEDRRNGVESYLKDRNYRNLRGSDSLYGESIYTKRAEVFGTYEMALPGNIRLDYSLSVHRQDSYYGADHYVAEQDILFANLVWSEQVGRHSLLGGFTSRLERYDDNTVATSEENRNAASSRYIPGLFLQDEWEATPWLTLLPGARLDLYPEHGPVFSPRFSLKAKPGEWTTLRLNSGTGFRVVNLFTEDHAFVTGQRSVVIEEDLQPERSYNVALNVNHVYTLGSGQGMVDLDGFYTYFTNKIIPDYNTPGEIRYANTEGHAVSKGVGMNLSHEFAFPLSLNAGLTWQQVTETAPDEDGTMSTRQVEFAPGWSGVLTASYRWKKAGLTVGTTLQYTGPMALPEVYDLDQTGTPEDSPRPVRSEGFLTLNAQATKQLSDTWSLYAGVQNILDYIQPVSPLTGYNDPAAAPGFSSSFDTAYAWGPLHGSEVYLGVTFTLQDK; this is encoded by the coding sequence TTGGGAAATATATCAGGTCCCGATGGCCCCGTACCCGGAGCGACCGTGCGTATTCTCCCGGGTAATACAGGTAGTGTGGCTGACGAAAACGGTTTTTTTCAATTAGATAATGTGCCGGAGGGCAAGCTTACTATCGAAGTAAGGTCCATAGGGTTCAGGGAGTACACTCACCTAATACAGGCAAAACCAGGTGATACGATAAGGCTCGAAGTAATACTGGAAGAAAACCGGCTAGGCCTAGACGAGGTAGTGGTCACAGGTACTATGCAACCTACCTTCTTATCCAAAAGCCCGGTTAAGATAGAGGTGATCACTTCCGAGTACTTCCAAACCTTTATGCCTACTGCCTCTGCCTCTATAGTAGAAGGAGTATCACTGGTAAACGGCGTACAGGAAACCATCGAGTGTGGTGTTTGCTTCACTAACAGCATAAGTATAAACGGCCTGCCTGGAGCTTATACAGCTATCTTACTCGACGGGGCACCTGTATACGGTAACCTGGCCGCTGTGTATGGACTCAATGGCATACCTGCTTCCCTGATAGACCGTTTTGAGGTGATAAAAGGCCCCTCCTCCACCCTTTACGGATCAGAGGCCGTCGCAGGCGTCATAAATATCATCACCAAAGATCCGGAAAACCAGCCCTTTCTCACAGGAGACCTGATGACCACCTCCCACAACGAGGTATTCGCAAATGCAGGGGTATCACTCAATTCCGGAAAATCCACTGGCTATATCGGGACCAACTACGGGCACATCGGGATATTCGAAGACCGTAATAATGACGGCTTCAGTGACATTGTCAATCTTGACCGCTACAGCCTTTTTACCAAGTGGGACCTTAACCGTAAAAGCGGCAAAAAGTGGACACTGGCTGGGAAGCTGCTTTATGAAGATCGTCGCAATGGGGTGGAATCATACCTGAAGGACCGCAACTACCGTAACTTACGGGGAAGTGACAGCCTGTACGGCGAAAGCATTTATACCAAACGGGCCGAGGTATTTGGCACCTACGAGATGGCCCTGCCTGGGAATATCCGCCTGGATTATTCCCTAAGCGTACACCGCCAGGACAGCTATTATGGAGCAGATCATTATGTAGCAGAGCAGGACATCCTGTTTGCCAACCTGGTGTGGTCTGAGCAAGTGGGCCGGCACAGCCTGCTGGGCGGGTTTACCAGCCGGCTGGAACGCTATGATGACAATACCGTAGCCACCTCAGAAGAAAATAGGAATGCTGCCAGCAGCCGGTATATTCCCGGGCTGTTCTTACAGGATGAATGGGAAGCTACCCCCTGGCTTACGCTACTGCCTGGCGCAAGGCTGGACCTTTACCCTGAGCACGGCCCGGTATTCTCCCCCCGCTTTAGCCTGAAAGCCAAGCCCGGCGAGTGGACTACCCTTCGGCTAAACTCCGGCACAGGCTTCCGTGTGGTAAACTTGTTTACGGAAGACCACGCCTTTGTCACCGGTCAGCGAAGTGTGGTCATTGAGGAAGACCTGCAGCCGGAACGCTCCTACAATGTGGCGCTAAATGTTAACCATGTCTACACCCTGGGCAGTGGACAGGGAATGGTGGACCTGGATGGATTTTACACCTATTTCACGAACAAGATTATCCCCGACTATAACACGCCGGGTGAGATACGCTATGCTAATACCGAAGGCCATGCCGTCTCCAAAGGGGTGGGGATGAACCTGTCGCATGAGTTTGCTTTTCCCTTGTCCCTCAATGCAGGCCTTACCTGGCAGCAGGTAACAGAAACGGCCCCTGATGAAGACGGCACTATGAGCACAAGACAGGTAGAGTTTGCCCCCGGATGGAGCGGTGTACTTACAGCCTCTTACCGGTGGAAAAAAGCTGGTCTCACAGTAGGTACTACTCTGCAATACACCGGCCCTATGGCCCTGCCGGAAGTCTATGACCTGGACCAGACCGGTACACCGGAAGACAGCCCCCGTCCGGTACGCTCTGAGGGTTTCCTGACCTTAAATGCCCAGGCGACAAAACAGCTCTCGGACACATGGAGCCTGTACGCCGGTGTACAGAATATCCTGGACTACATACAGCCCGTATCGCCTCTCACCGGATATAATGACCCTGCTGCGGCCCCGGGATTCAGTAGTTCCTTTGATACAGCCTATGCCTGGGGGCCGCTGCATGGCAGTGAGGTATACCTTGGAGTGACTTTTACATTACAGGACAAATAA
- a CDS encoding response regulator transcription factor, whose translation MITSKHHHAFDPAQALGVDWNDQTTFTPGREAPEGSDTFVYHFTTSEYHHSKATHEVEGLTKLEQVLHPKDINGVHTLLGWIQETCTRVMSGIETHMYFTLGVRIWHRQQWVRRYLVFEPQGYSGRHTQLAAWLVPGGADSNPLHITNREQEVLALIAAGYSNKQVADMLCISIHTAINHRKHLIEKFQVKNTAQMVCEAGRRRMV comes from the coding sequence ATGATAACCTCAAAACATCATCATGCCTTTGATCCGGCCCAGGCTCTCGGGGTGGATTGGAATGATCAAACAACTTTTACACCCGGGAGGGAAGCACCTGAAGGATCAGATACGTTTGTTTACCATTTTACAACCAGCGAATACCATCATTCGAAGGCCACGCATGAAGTAGAAGGCCTTACTAAGCTTGAACAGGTCCTTCATCCGAAGGATATTAATGGGGTGCATACCCTCTTAGGGTGGATACAGGAAACCTGTACCAGGGTAATGTCAGGTATAGAGACTCACATGTATTTTACGCTGGGTGTGCGAATATGGCACCGGCAGCAGTGGGTCAGAAGGTATCTTGTATTTGAACCCCAAGGTTATTCAGGTAGACACACTCAACTGGCGGCCTGGCTGGTGCCGGGAGGGGCTGACTCCAATCCTCTGCATATTACGAACCGGGAACAGGAAGTACTGGCGCTCATTGCAGCAGGGTACTCTAATAAGCAGGTAGCGGATATGCTATGTATCAGTATTCACACCGCTATCAATCACAGGAAGCATCTCATAGAAAAGTTTCAGGTAAAGAACACCGCCCAAATGGTATGTGAAGCAGGTCGCCGCAGAATGGTGTAG
- a CDS encoding S8 family serine peptidase has product MKPHLVIQFDKPLEGMLPSWQAFVSDKSVVCDRTGTPIDGVMRKYAQDVFVTLEYTPKAGEWSDEEIAAGLNRYYRIILRDTTQIPDGLINDIRLHSDVISVRPPGFFSTSLRPFSYPSTTMSRRLRHEMLNHLDPDLQGSRNITIAVLDTGVNAQHPELDHTGGGGFDFVDILDGADAFVGDYLGPDAEPSDEVGHGTHVAGIIAGKGRSMPPGIAPRCKILPVRVLGAFQNEDGVVGAGLLENIDAGIKYAIDQGAEIINMSLGIRHEGGGLPHEEVIRYARSKGTTIVAAAGNDGRNQKYYPGANPYVIAVGAGGEEEDVAGFSTYGAHVSVVAPGTNIYSSYGTDEYAYSSGTSQAAPFVSGCLAILKTAAAHKGVTLSDNQMKYLIKHTSDKVSNRIKDIKAGYGHINIQDALRLLNYKIRH; this is encoded by the coding sequence ATGAAGCCGCACCTTGTCATTCAGTTTGATAAACCTCTGGAGGGTATGTTACCTTCCTGGCAGGCCTTCGTCTCTGATAAGTCAGTGGTGTGTGACCGGACGGGCACGCCTATAGATGGTGTAATGCGAAAATACGCGCAGGATGTCTTCGTCACCCTGGAATATACTCCCAAAGCAGGTGAATGGAGCGACGAGGAAATTGCCGCTGGCCTAAACCGTTACTACAGAATCATACTGCGCGATACCACGCAGATTCCGGATGGATTGATAAATGACATACGCCTTCATTCCGACGTGATAAGCGTACGGCCTCCCGGGTTTTTCAGCACATCGCTGCGGCCCTTCAGCTATCCTTCTACCACAATGAGCCGACGACTCAGACATGAGATGCTGAATCACCTGGATCCGGACCTGCAGGGCAGCCGGAACATTACGATAGCCGTGCTGGACACCGGGGTAAATGCACAGCATCCCGAACTGGACCATACAGGCGGAGGAGGCTTTGACTTTGTAGATATACTCGATGGAGCCGATGCATTTGTGGGTGATTACCTGGGGCCGGATGCCGAACCCTCTGATGAGGTGGGCCATGGTACCCACGTGGCCGGTATCATAGCCGGAAAGGGCAGGAGCATGCCACCCGGTATTGCACCACGGTGCAAAATACTTCCCGTTAGGGTGCTGGGCGCATTTCAAAATGAAGACGGGGTGGTAGGAGCGGGGCTCCTTGAGAATATTGATGCAGGAATAAAATATGCGATAGACCAGGGAGCCGAAATCATAAATATGAGTCTGGGGATACGGCATGAAGGCGGCGGCCTGCCGCATGAGGAAGTGATCCGTTATGCGAGGTCTAAAGGCACCACCATTGTGGCGGCTGCGGGTAATGACGGACGCAATCAAAAATACTATCCGGGTGCCAACCCTTATGTGATTGCCGTCGGGGCCGGTGGGGAGGAAGAGGATGTGGCCGGCTTCAGCACCTACGGCGCACATGTGTCGGTGGTGGCGCCGGGTACCAATATTTACAGCAGCTACGGCACAGATGAATATGCCTATAGCAGCGGCACATCGCAGGCAGCTCCCTTTGTATCCGGCTGCCTTGCCATTCTGAAAACAGCCGCTGCACACAAAGGGGTTACCCTTTCTGACAATCAGATGAAATACCTTATCAAACATACTTCTGATAAGGTCAGCAACCGGATCAAAGATATTAAAGCAGGCTACGGACATATTAACATTCAGGACGCCCTCCGCTTGCTCAACTACAAAATAAGGCACTGA
- a CDS encoding papain-like cysteine protease family protein produces the protein MRNRILALQQEVNTRRQPSGRSMGFSVNYGGRMSRMYQQTPPPTPRTNDEYLYDAIKFFYPDSTLQLAELNDALRGLAAVMIHDALTASRQMDRVPRPTARPTVTWALKQVVRALFVDSSRTGVYESVRATVAASRRSEFELARAGVSMSRFKGRSFNAINYQVAGTVSPLRQPNSMACWATVTTILYNWKMNAGHSIDHVLGTIGQPYLQMFQNGQGLPGSMKEQFLNDAGLEFEYPQSFSIEGWEQLLRNYGPVWVTTDEDPSDKFAIHARVLFGIQGDGTSDGTQMRFVDPANGRVVTESITAFIEKYESEARTKNRPLRIQVVHWPPNASGNGLSGASSYRSRSFSRVRYSRAHQDGVIEMEPLEVSIPSERRDQILLRAGWKKADLSIVVRNFKGEPLLGHRIFAEAKSPGVEPQAYAQDVRGGAAIFNDIWLKPSGTLRIMAVSTGQPGEVPSGVIHYNMGSGDQLRLEADQAYRDVTVTATSSTEAARMAGATGSIGVEFQVFSAGGEVTTEETRTRGESVSRQYTVRIPTASLTIQVK, from the coding sequence ATGAGAAACAGAATATTAGCTCTTCAACAGGAAGTAAATACCCGGCGGCAGCCTTCAGGGAGGTCTATGGGTTTTTCCGTGAACTACGGCGGCCGCATGTCACGAATGTACCAGCAAACCCCTCCGCCCACACCACGGACTAATGATGAATACCTGTACGATGCCATAAAATTCTTCTATCCCGATAGCACATTGCAGCTCGCTGAACTTAACGATGCGCTTCGAGGACTAGCAGCCGTAATGATACACGATGCACTGACCGCCTCACGGCAAATGGACAGGGTGCCCCGGCCCACCGCAAGGCCTACTGTTACCTGGGCCTTGAAACAGGTCGTGCGGGCACTGTTTGTGGACAGTTCCCGGACGGGGGTATATGAAAGTGTGCGGGCAACCGTGGCGGCAAGTCGCAGGTCAGAATTTGAGTTGGCACGTGCCGGGGTAAGCATGTCCAGGTTCAAAGGCCGCTCATTCAACGCCATAAACTACCAGGTGGCTGGCACGGTCTCACCGCTCAGGCAACCTAATAGCATGGCTTGCTGGGCCACGGTAACCACCATATTATACAATTGGAAAATGAATGCCGGTCATAGCATAGACCATGTACTCGGTACCATAGGGCAGCCATATTTGCAAATGTTCCAAAACGGCCAGGGGTTACCTGGCAGCATGAAGGAGCAGTTCCTGAATGACGCCGGGCTGGAATTCGAATACCCCCAGAGTTTTAGTATTGAAGGCTGGGAGCAATTACTCAGAAATTACGGACCCGTCTGGGTGACTACGGATGAGGATCCGAGTGATAAATTTGCTATTCACGCCCGGGTACTTTTCGGCATACAGGGAGACGGTACATCCGATGGTACTCAGATGCGTTTTGTCGATCCGGCAAATGGTCGGGTGGTGACCGAAAGCATCACGGCCTTCATAGAAAAGTATGAGTCTGAGGCGCGTACTAAAAACCGGCCGCTTCGCATCCAGGTCGTGCACTGGCCACCCAATGCAAGTGGTAACGGGCTATCCGGCGCGAGCAGCTACAGAAGTAGAAGCTTCAGCCGGGTCAGGTACAGCAGGGCGCATCAGGATGGTGTAATTGAAATGGAGCCCCTGGAAGTGTCTATCCCTTCGGAGCGCCGGGACCAGATACTGCTCAGGGCCGGCTGGAAAAAGGCCGACCTCAGCATAGTGGTCAGAAATTTTAAAGGAGAGCCGCTGCTCGGCCACCGTATTTTTGCTGAAGCAAAGTCACCGGGCGTAGAACCCCAGGCGTACGCCCAGGATGTAAGAGGGGGAGCGGCCATATTTAACGACATCTGGCTAAAACCTTCCGGCACGCTAAGAATCATGGCGGTGAGTACCGGGCAGCCCGGAGAGGTACCCTCCGGCGTGATCCACTACAATATGGGGAGTGGTGACCAGCTTAGGCTTGAAGCCGATCAGGCCTACCGTGACGTAACAGTTACGGCAACCAGCAGCACCGAAGCGGCCCGAATGGCCGGAGCCACAGGTAGCATAGGAGTCGAGTTCCAGGTATTCTCCGCGGGTGGTGAGGTCACTACCGAAGAGACACGCACCCGGGGAGAATCTGTTTCACGGCAGTACACTGTGCGCATACCTACCGCATCACTAACGATACAAGTGAAATAG
- a CDS encoding RNA polymerase sigma factor, translating into MDEHSLISGLKDKDKKALAYLYDHYADALYGVILRITREEDLAEEVLQDAFMRFWDRIGQYEKGKGTLFTWMMAIARNLALDKLRAKGMKLRSKSDSLSDNVYQLDKENYTETSTDAIGLDSALKELTDDQRFVIDKLYFRGYTQSEVAKEYDIPLGTVKTRLRAAMVRLKKVIIP; encoded by the coding sequence TTGGACGAACACTCACTTATATCCGGCCTGAAAGATAAGGACAAAAAAGCCCTGGCGTATCTGTATGATCACTATGCAGATGCATTGTATGGGGTCATACTCCGTATCACCAGGGAAGAAGACCTTGCTGAAGAAGTTCTGCAGGATGCTTTTATGAGATTCTGGGACCGTATTGGTCAATATGAAAAAGGGAAAGGCACACTATTTACATGGATGATGGCTATCGCGCGCAATCTGGCCCTTGATAAGTTGCGAGCGAAAGGAATGAAGCTGCGGAGTAAATCCGATTCTTTATCTGATAACGTATATCAGTTAGATAAGGAAAATTATACCGAAACCAGCACCGATGCAATTGGTCTTGATTCAGCGTTGAAAGAATTAACTGATGATCAGCGCTTCGTCATTGACAAACTCTACTTCAGAGGATATACCCAATCCGAAGTTGCAAAGGAATACGATATTCCGCTGGGTACGGTAAAAACGCGCTTGAGAGCGGCAATGGTCAGGCTAAAAAAAGTAATAATCCCATGA
- a CDS encoding anti-sigma factor domain-containing protein encodes MNVQEWINSGIIEAYVLGDLSVEEAREVEAMAERHPEVRDEIKAAGQTFEQLARKTAVTPRKELRHSILEAIPEKPSTDTSGSATAGTVTPTEKSRETPVHSISRRRSDSAPWKFALAASVVLFIIASVFAANYRGLWRDAEERLEDYIVENQLVRQDYQVLRSNYEQLRELQNVYADPAFSRIPLNGTEAFPSTYATVYWNPGSEEVYLAPGGLPQPQKGKQYQLWAIVDGEPRSAGMVSDLNGVNVMQQIDDASAFAITLEPEGGSEKPTLEAMYVLGEV; translated from the coding sequence ATGAATGTTCAGGAATGGATAAATAGCGGCATAATCGAAGCCTACGTTCTTGGAGACCTGAGTGTCGAAGAGGCCCGTGAGGTAGAAGCTATGGCCGAGCGCCACCCTGAAGTAAGGGACGAGATTAAGGCTGCCGGCCAGACCTTCGAACAGCTTGCCCGTAAAACGGCTGTAACTCCCCGCAAGGAGCTTCGGCATAGCATATTGGAGGCTATTCCTGAAAAGCCATCCACGGATACGTCCGGCTCCGCAACTGCGGGTACCGTTACTCCCACGGAAAAGTCCCGTGAAACTCCTGTCCATTCTATTTCACGCCGCAGGTCAGATTCTGCCCCGTGGAAGTTTGCACTCGCAGCAAGCGTTGTGCTTTTTATCATTGCCTCCGTTTTCGCAGCAAATTATCGCGGCCTTTGGAGAGATGCTGAGGAGCGGCTTGAAGATTATATTGTCGAAAATCAACTTGTTAGGCAGGACTACCAGGTGCTTCGCAGTAATTATGAACAACTGAGAGAGCTTCAGAATGTATATGCAGATCCGGCGTTTAGTCGAATCCCTTTGAATGGGACAGAAGCTTTTCCCTCAACCTACGCTACAGTATATTGGAACCCGGGATCTGAAGAAGTATATCTGGCCCCGGGCGGCTTGCCACAACCTCAAAAAGGTAAGCAGTACCAGCTATGGGCTATAGTAGATGGCGAGCCCCGAAGCGCCGGAATGGTAAGTGATCTCAATGGGGTTAATGTGATGCAACAAATTGACGATGCCTCTGCTTTTGCCATTACTCTGGAGCCGGAAGGAGGCAGCGAGAAGCCTACGCTGGAGGCAATGTATGTGCTGGGTGAAGTTTAA
- a CDS encoding CHRD domain-containing protein encodes MRLFKNHINKLLNPLAMMCCVLLITTACSDDDDAPVGPQPTGDTEMFVLNSVSDPGISGMVTFTENDDNSTTVTIDLNGTSNGDMHPSHIHFNTAAEGGDIAVSLNSVNGNTGMSETVVTMLDNGTSISYDELVSFDGYINVHLSASDLSTLVAQGDIGENALTGEMRTYTLEERDVEGISGMVTFAERANGYTLATIELMNTPADGMHPAHIHMNSALEGGDIAVTFTPVDGASGMSMTNIEMTDGGNALTYNDIIMYDGYVNVHLSASDLGTIVAQGDIGSNTLTGETIAYALGERDVAGVSGMVTFAERMDGTILATIMLDGTSNGTHPAHIHMNSAEEGGGIVVTFTPVDGASGVSMTNISMTDGGDAFVYSDVSGYDGYVNVHLSAEDLATLVAQGNIGSNANPIN; translated from the coding sequence ATGAGACTTTTTAAAAACCACATTAACAAACTACTAAATCCGCTCGCAATGATGTGTTGCGTGCTATTAATCACTACTGCCTGTAGCGATGATGATGACGCCCCTGTAGGGCCTCAGCCTACCGGCGATACCGAAATGTTTGTTCTTAACTCAGTTTCCGACCCTGGCATCAGTGGCATGGTTACCTTCACTGAGAATGACGACAATTCTACTACAGTAACTATCGATCTGAATGGTACTTCTAATGGTGATATGCATCCTTCACACATTCACTTTAATACAGCTGCCGAAGGCGGTGACATTGCCGTATCGCTTAATAGCGTAAATGGAAATACCGGTATGAGTGAGACAGTGGTGACGATGCTGGACAACGGAACCTCTATTAGCTACGATGAGCTCGTATCATTTGATGGTTATATAAACGTTCACCTTAGTGCCAGTGACTTGTCTACCCTGGTAGCCCAGGGGGATATCGGTGAAAATGCTCTTACCGGCGAAATGAGGACGTACACGCTTGAAGAAAGAGACGTGGAGGGCATTAGCGGTATGGTCACTTTTGCAGAAAGAGCAAATGGATACACGCTGGCTACCATTGAGCTGATGAATACCCCTGCTGACGGAATGCACCCTGCACATATTCATATGAATTCTGCCCTGGAGGGAGGCGACATTGCGGTTACGTTTACTCCTGTTGATGGTGCGTCAGGTATGAGTATGACCAACATTGAAATGACTGATGGCGGAAATGCCCTTACCTACAATGATATCATCATGTATGACGGCTATGTGAATGTTCACCTTAGTGCCAGTGACCTGGGAACAATAGTAGCCCAGGGTGATATTGGCAGCAATACCTTGACGGGTGAGACAATCGCTTACGCCCTTGGCGAACGTGACGTAGCCGGCGTTAGCGGCATGGTGACCTTTGCTGAAAGGATGGATGGAACTATCCTGGCGACGATCATGCTTGACGGTACCAGTAACGGTACGCACCCTGCTCACATTCACATGAACTCAGCTGAAGAGGGCGGGGGCATCGTCGTAACCTTTACTCCTGTAGATGGCGCCAGTGGCGTGAGTATGACCAACATTTCTATGACCGACGGTGGCGATGCATTTGTATACAGTGATGTTAGTGGCTATGATGGCTATGTAAATGTGCACCTGAGTGCAGAAGACCTTGCCACTTTGGTGGCCCAGGGAAATATAGGCAGCAATGCCAACCCGATAAATTAA
- a CDS encoding aminotransferase class V-fold PLP-dependent enzyme, with product MTQSSQSPLPSQKSLFDIADDITYLNMSAMSPNLNSVAEAGHDEIDRKRHPWLYTQDDWFTGVEALRDQAASLFETPADNLALIPSVSYGLAVAAKNIPLKAVQNIVVLDGQFPSNVYVWRELTKAIGLKIVTVRAEEGENWTEALLRHIDAFTGLVSVPFCHWTDGALIDLEAIGEKARKVGAALVVDASQSLGAHPIPLDRIKPDFMVAVGYKWLLGPYGLGYMYADPKYHEEGQPIEYNWLMRKGSDDFTKLTDYQDDYKQGARRFDFGENSSFIHVAMARKALEQIQQWGIPNIQGTLRHLTDEVVEWAEKNGFHVPSRRVGHMIGVQLPEEVMARAKATLQDQAIYVSYRKDKIRVSPYLYSSQEDIRKLTEALDSIL from the coding sequence ATGACCCAAAGCTCCCAATCACCCCTACCCTCCCAAAAGTCACTTTTTGATATAGCCGATGACATTACCTATCTCAATATGTCTGCCATGTCCCCCAATCTGAATTCGGTGGCTGAAGCAGGACATGACGAAATAGACAGAAAGCGGCACCCCTGGCTATATACTCAGGACGACTGGTTTACCGGGGTTGAAGCATTGCGTGATCAGGCAGCCAGCCTCTTTGAAACACCGGCTGATAACCTGGCCCTGATACCAAGCGTAAGCTATGGCCTGGCAGTGGCAGCTAAGAACATACCCCTCAAGGCGGTGCAGAACATAGTGGTGCTGGACGGACAGTTTCCTTCAAACGTATATGTATGGAGGGAACTCACAAAAGCCATTGGCTTAAAGATAGTAACTGTGCGGGCGGAGGAAGGAGAGAACTGGACGGAGGCTTTGCTCCGGCATATTGATGCCTTCACCGGCCTCGTAAGCGTACCTTTTTGTCACTGGACTGATGGAGCCCTTATAGACCTGGAGGCCATAGGTGAAAAGGCCAGGAAGGTAGGTGCAGCCCTCGTAGTGGATGCCAGTCAGAGCCTGGGGGCACATCCTATACCCCTGGACCGTATCAAGCCTGATTTTATGGTAGCGGTAGGATATAAATGGTTACTGGGACCTTATGGGCTTGGTTATATGTACGCTGATCCTAAATACCATGAAGAAGGACAGCCAATAGAATATAACTGGCTTATGCGCAAAGGCAGTGACGACTTTACCAAGCTTACAGACTATCAGGACGACTATAAACAGGGTGCACGCCGGTTTGATTTCGGGGAGAACAGTAGTTTTATTCATGTAGCTATGGCCCGAAAGGCACTGGAACAGATACAGCAATGGGGTATACCGAATATTCAGGGTACGCTTAGGCATCTGACCGATGAGGTGGTCGAATGGGCTGAAAAAAATGGCTTTCATGTGCCATCACGGAGAGTAGGACACATGATTGGCGTTCAATTGCCAGAGGAGGTCATGGCCCGGGCCAAAGCAACCCTTCAGGATCAAGCTATTTATGTTAGCTACAGAAAAGATAAAATAAGGGTATCTCCTTATTTATACAGTTCACAAGAGGATATAAGAAAGTTAACTGAGGCGCTCGATAGTATATTATAA